From the Debaryomyces hansenii CBS767 chromosome F complete sequence genome, the window AAAGAGCAAAAGCACATGGCTACAAAATAGACATGATAATTGTTGGTGATGACGCAGCTGTAGGTAGGTCAAAGGGTGGAATGGTTGGAAGAAGAGCATTGGCAGCCACTGCATTGGTTCACAAAATTGTTGGATCTGCTGCttctgaaattgaagatctAAGCAGACTTAAAATATTGGGTGATTCCGTTGCGAATAATACGGTGACCATTGGTGCCACCTTAGATCATTGCTCTGTTCCTGGGCGTGATATTGCAAACTTTGAGCCTATTGGCCAGAATGATGCTGAAATAGGTCTAGGGATACATAACGAAACTTCGGTCAAGAAGGTAAACCCTGTACCAATGATAGACTCATTAGTTCAGGACTTATTAGAATTCCTATTAAACGAAAATGACAAAGATCGTTACTTTGTACCATTTGATCTCAGTAATGATGAAACGGTCTTGCTTGTCAACAATCTCGGGGGTACATCTACTTTAGAAATGTATGCTATTACAAATTGCGTTATCGAAACATTATACCAACAATACAGTTTGAGACCAAAAAAAGTGATAGTGGGAGAATTTGCTACGTCTTTAAATGCCCCTGGGTTTTCGATTACCTTACTTAACGTCTCTTGTGCATCTAAACAATCCCAAATTTCCATTTCACATATAATGAGTTACTTGGATTTGCCAACAGATGCCCCTGGTTGGAAGGCACATCCGTGTGGGTTTGGACTTGAAAGAGACATCAATATTGAGACATCAATCAATGGTATTGATTCTTTTGTCAAGTCACAATTAAAGCTTTCCAGAGAACAACAGACGGACTTTAGAAGCAGTCTAGTTAATGGGttggaaaaattattagacaAAGAACCAAGCATTACATTTTATGATACTGTTGCTGGTGATGGTGACTGTGGTGAAACCTTAGCGTCTGGTGCAAATGGAATATTGGAATCATTAAGGAACAACGAAATCTGCTTTGAAGATCCAGTTTATTCCATATCTCAAATAGCAAACATTGTAGAGGATAAAATGGGCGGAACTTCAGGAGGcttatattcaattttcttaaCCTCGTTGATAAAACACCTTCAAGATTGTACTACATTGAACTTATGTGAAATGTTTGCTAGTTCTTTGCATAATGCGCTATATCAGGGcttatataaatacacTAGGGCACGAGTGGGTGGAAGAACTTTGATTGATGCTTTAGAGCCGTTTGTGAATACCTTCAACGACACTCTAAATTTCTCAAAGGCTGCCCAGGCTGCTATCGATGGATCTGAATCGACTAGGAAATTAGCTGCAAAATTTGGGAGAGCGTCTTATGTCaatgaacaagaatttAAACAGTTCGACGAAGAAGGAGGCTTACCGGATCCGGGAGCTATTGGATTAGCCACCTTAATTGCTGGGTTTGCCGGTGTTGACTATAATTAATAGATACATGGAACTTAAGTCTgagatatttatatattatattattttaattttaatcgCATGCATTGGCGGAAATTAACAGTTTGTAGATGTATTGTATCAGCTAACTATACCAATACAGCCGATAAGACAAGAATAGCAAATAGAATAACTTTGGCAAAGTCTGTATTAAGAGTAAAAAATCACAGCctcagaaatattaatataatgaatGGGAATGAGTAAAATCAATGACGACAATTGTATGTACTACTCTTAACATCAAAACGGATGTTTCTTTTGTTGTTTTGTTGAGTCTTCTCTGGATTAAAGGTAACCCAAGTCTCTGTAGTGCCTTCTTTAACAAGATTCATGAATGATAGCAActaaattaaatatcaaCTACATGCACagttttatattttctttaaattttcttcagTCGTAACTTGTTGAATTTCGCAATCCCCATCGCCAACTATTTTATAACTATTCGGTTTAAATAAGTAGAAAgcaaaatttttaaatcatATGCTTCAGTTAGTTTAGTATTTTACACTATTGGCTTAGTCAGATGTTATTACCGATGTCTTTAGTTGTATTCCATTCAACTCTCACCATTGCCGCTAATCAATACTAATCTTGATACCgattttcaattatcaGGATATGGTATGAGATCAGTTACGTTTGttaatttcaaagtatCTGAATTGGTCTTTATATAGCCAAAGATAATGTGAATAAAACAAAGAAGATTTTAACTCCAAGATTATTTATCAACCTGCAGCAAATCATTCATTACATGAATTGTTTAATTGATCCCTGAATTCTCGACCCAGACTTGCAGACTATTGAGCGAAAATGTATGATTTGGGGTTCGGATTTGCCCTGTCAGAAATACTGATTTCAATCACTTAAAGGATGGTTGGTTAAGTCGATTTTAACACACCCAGAAAGTAAAGAAAACAAGGAGATAGTGAGTAATGGATTAGGAGAACAGAGAAATGTATTCAACGGATACAGGGGCTCAGTTCCTATAAATGTATTATGGTTAGAAGTTATACAACAagtcaaaattaaaatctCATATAAAACCCAACAGAGTACAAATTGGCCAGCATGAGCCAGGAAAATGAACCAATAATTAGTACACGTTTATTCTTGCAATACCTCAGTGGTAAGAAACTATTATCAGAACCATTGAGCAAGAGTTGTACGGATAGATTTACTGATTATATATATCGTGTTATTGTCTTAGAAAATATGGACAATACATTTATAGGCCTATCGTAGAATATAATTAGAAGTATTATATGATATAAATTAGTTAACTAATAAACTtagattcaaaataatggaaAGTCTAAAGAAAAACTacatatttaattgattatgactattatttattattgcaCCATTTCATGATATTCCAATATCATGCATgtaattcaagaattttaattttatatatgaaacaaataaaataagaaaaaattatagaTGTGATTATAACGTGCCCGTTTTGTTGTATATATGTTAGAGGAAAGATAATGTTTGTTCACATAATAATAGCTTCATGTTCGACGTTAGAGGAAATAGATTTATGTGGTAAGACCTTTGCACCGTTAACATAGACTTCATTCTTaatttcaacatcatcaCCTAAAACAGTAATACCATCAGTTCTTGCCCACTTACCAATTCTGGAGTTCCAACCAACAATGGTAGACTTAACCCAGGCGTGGTCCTTAACTTCAGAGTTAGATAACAAGACAGATCTTTGGATTCTGGCACCTTcaccaacaacaacatTTGGACCAATGACAACGTTAGGACCGATTAAAGCAGATGGATGGATCTTTGCAGATGGATCAACCAACACATTACCACCGTGAATGAATTTTTCGTTACATAACTTCTTTGGTTCCTTCTTAGATAAGGCAGTTAAGTACAAAACAGTACCGCTCAAGAAATCCTTTGGTTGACCAACATCCATCCAGTATCCTTCCAAGTCAAAGGAGTATAATTCCTTGTTTTCAACTAAGATAGGGAAAGTTTCCTTTTCAATAGAAGTAGGCTTCatttcaatcaaatcaatGACAGATGGGTTCAAGATATATAAACCAGCATTGATTCTGTTACCAACAAACTCAACTGGCTTTTCGACGAAACGGTCGATCAAGTTTGGAGTATCTCTATCATGGACAATAACACCATACTTGGATGGTTCGTCAACCTTTGTTGCGACAATAGTAGCTTTACCACCGCTAGTCTTGTGGAAGTCTGCTAATTCTTGGAATGGGTAGTCACAGATGACATCAGAGTTCAAAACAAAGATAGGAGTGTCATCCTTCTTTAAAACCTTTTCAGCCAACTTTAATGGACCTGCAGTACCTAATGGTTCTTCTTCAACGGAGAAAGTGATGGTAACACCGTATTCAGCTTCGTATTTCTTTAAGGTAGAGACCATAACTTCTGGTCTGTAGTTAACAGCCAAGACAATATCAGTAACACCGGCCTTAGCTAATGCTTCGATTTGATGCAAAATCATTGGTCTGTTACCAAATTCAACCAATGGCTTTGGTAAAGTCAAAGTCAAAGGTCTCAAACGGGTACCGTAACCACCGACTAAAATTAATCCCTTCATATTTGCTTAATGTAATAATATACctaaaatatcaatatttatatatcgtttatatatataaataaaatcaaagattAAGTTTTTTGAAATCACGAAAAAGGGGAATGCTGGTATATTTATAGCTGTACTACACGGTGTGTTGTCGAAACAGAAAAAATCTGTTAATTGCGTGTCTtgcaaaattcaaaataaaaatggaCGTGGCTGTAAACAAACGTGTAGTCCAAACACTACATGCTTGAAGGTTGCATACCATGTCTACACGGGGACTACGATGTCGTTAGTGACACGCTCGGTGTATGCCACATTGGTTCTTCATTAGGCTCCTGTGGTGATGGATATACCTTATTAATGATGGTGGGTAGTGAGAAAAGGCTACCGTGTCATTTTTAGTAGCGGCTTCAGGTACATTAATTTGGCTAGCGAGCCAGGAGAACGAGCTTGCCGTGCGAACACAAAAAGCAGAAGTTCGAAATTGGCCAGCCTTTACACCAGCACTAGATCGTACGCTGAGAAGGATATATACAAAACGTACGCAAAAAgtacaataataattatgtaTGTTCTGTGCGTCAAATAGTTTATACCTTATTGTTAAATTCTTGTtaaatttacaaaatgaTTAATGCATCGACTAAACGGACCAGTCAACCAGTCAATGGATTTGGTTGTTGTATTGCCTATATCCAGGTATGGTTATGTATATGCCAGGAAAATAGAGGTGGCCGCCAGCCGGAGCGGCCACCTCTATTTTCTAGACTATTGTGGCAGGTAATAGTATCGATTGTACGCGGAAgattttttgattttcgAGATGGGCCATAAACCCGGAATGTACCTATTCAATTAGACTAGACGAGGTAAGTGTAGATAGATACAAGATAAATACAAGATATTGACTAGTTTATTTTTATGAATGTTttatgtattattataccATTATGCAAGATACTAAAAAACCCTATATCCGCGTTTTGCCCATATTCCTTTCCAGACgattattatcaagatCAAGCTCACCGATAACCCAACAGCGGTGAGGTTGAAATAATGCTGCAAACAGCTTGAGTAGTCGACACCGCATTTGTTATCAACCTCATTCCCGTAGAAAATCGAAAATCCAATCGACCCGATAGCAGGAGCTATCATGAACGAGCCCCAAGTAGACCCCATCATGTCGATCCCCCATATCGAGGCGACGATAGTAGGATATATGGTGAATAACCCACCATACGACGAACCATTCAAAATAGATACTATCGAAAAACGAGTCAGTCTCGTCACCATGAATTGGCCAACTATTCCGATGGCCAAATTGATGATCAACAAATTGACACGACATATTGGGAATTTTCTCTTACTGGAGGATAAATAATCCGACAACCCTCCCATAGCCAATCTAGTGACTGTCGATGATGCAGCCATTATGCTGACTTGGTCAGATAGGTTACTCTCAGAATTGCTATTTATAATGATTGAACCCAAATTATTCTGAAAACTTTCCATGGGGccaatattcaatattaagGAGGCTAATAGTAACCATGCAGATTTGTccttcaaaaaattaataaaccGTTCTTGGTGCTTAAGTGGTTCAATTATTGACCGTTCAGGAATTAAGTTGTCGTCATCTTCGCAGCTGTGGTGTGAATGTCTTGATCTAGATGTCATTAATGGCAGTTCTTCATCTGCTTCCTCCATTTCGTCTTcatttgtaaatataaTCTCTGACTCCATGCTAACAACAGAGCTCGATACGAAATTCAATATTCCCATCACCAAGTATAGAACgccaaagaaattgaacaCCTTGTGCAAGTTCAAAAACCCATTATACTGTTTGAAATAAGAGAGTTTCATCAACTGCGATCCTAATAACGTCGATAATCCATAGCATGTAACAGGTAATGATATAGCCAAACCTTTATGTTCGGGATAAATTTTTGCGCAGGTCAACAAGCTCAGAAAGTATAATGACGATGTAGCCAATCCTATGAAGAAAAAACAAATTCCAAATGCATATAAGTGGATCTTCATCACATTGTTATATTCGAGACTTTTAATAACTTGGGAATTAACAAAATAACTGGGAACAAAAAACCAGATCAGAATTAGCGAAAGTAATGAGGGACCGTAGCAATCAGCCAAATAGCCTAGCACAGGTAGACATAAGTACATCCCAATAGCAGATAATGACGCAATGAAGTTGATATGTAGGTAATTTATGCCATATAATTCATGTAATGATGACGAAAATAGTGAAAATAGCATTATTGATCCGGATGTAAGACATGAGAATAAGGATATAAAGAATGAtatctttttcaagtttGCAATTGAAACGTGGAATGATAGATAATGCTTGATAGAATGAGAAATCCTATTTATGAAAGTTTTATGTTTAAGCATCATCACGGCCCTTAATATCTTTATAGCATTTATAGTTTCTTTAGTATGctttataattttcaacatttaATGTAAGTCAGGTGCAAATTTATATCACAAAATTACAATGCAAGTATAAACTAGCTTACGATAGTCATTTATAAGATTGTTTTTATTCTAGGtactatatatttaaacTTGAATGCAACGTAAATCATAACTTTATTAACCTTAGCTAtacatttgaataaattatttgaggTAAGTTAAGTATCTATCAACTTCACCGGTTGAGCCTAACCAGATACCACTCTTGTCATGGATTCCTTTTGGCAAAATTTCTAAGATTCTTTCACCCTTATCGTTAATGGCTGCACCACCGGCTTGTTCCATCAACATAGCCATTGGGAAACATTCatataaaattcttaaCTTACCATTTTTCAGCTTAGAATCAGCTGGATATGCGAAAATACCACCGTACAATATAGTTCTGTGAATATCAGCAACCATAGAACCAATGTATCTTGCACTGTAAGGCTTTCCATCTTCTTGTGGCTTCTTCAAGTCTGCGATATATTGTTTGGCACTGTCAGCCCAGTAATGAGAGTTACCTTCGTTGACAGAGTAAATAGCTCTGGTCTTAGGAATGGTCAAGTGTGGTTGAGTCAAAATGAATTCACCCAATTGTGTATCCAAAGTGAAGCCGTTGACACCTTGTCCTGTGGTCAACATTAAGTGAGCAGAAGCACCGTACATAGTGTAACCAGCAGCAACCATTTCGGTACCCTTTCTCAACACATCCTTGATGGATCCCTGAGAATCTTCCTTCAATCTATAGATACCGAAGATAGTACCAACAGAAACACCAGCATCAATATTAGACGATCCGTCAATTGGATCGGTACAAACAGCATAACGTCCACCTCCTTCGAAAACAATCAAGTCTTCTTGTTCCTCTGAAACTAAAACTTTGACGTTGTTCGACGATTTCATAGcattgatgaaaatttcatctCCAATCAcatccaatttcttttgaacATCACCAGTAGAGTTAGCACTACCACTGATACCAATCAAATTGACCAATTCGGCTCTTCTAATGTTGTGAGcaatgaatttgaaagcAAATTGTAACGAGTTTAATAACAATGACAATTCACCAGTAGCATTTGGGGCTTCTTTTTGCTGTTCTTGCAAAATAAATCTGGTCAACGTGATGATGTCGGTGTCGACGTTCATCTGTTCAGAGACTGAATTGTGTTGTGTGGACATGActtgattatattattatattatagaagtatattttatagtAAAGGTGATAAAACAACTAAGAAAACTAAAAAAATAAGTTAATGGGGACAAGTAGCATTAAATATGCGATTCTGGATTGGTAACCCCGTACTTTTGATAGCATAAGCCCGGAGCAAAAAGGgtcatttcaaaattacCGCACACTGAAAATTCTCGAACTCCGGGACTCCTCACTAACAAAATTGACATCCGTTACGCATTACAGTCTATATACCAGTTGTACGCTTATTTAATTATGCTGATTAGGCTATACACCACGCAAAAAATATGGACTTGAATATCCGATGGTCATTATCATCGGTATACATTCCTGGATTCGCAATTTTCACATTGGTCCGGACTGGTCTACTTCTTATGGGCCAGCTGgtgttgctgttgctggTATATAGATCTATTTAATTCGAACAATAGGTCTATATTACCATTCGTTTTGCCAGTGCTATCCCGTTGGTTCCGGATAACgtttttggaattgtatttggattttgaatttggaCCGGCGGTGTTTGCAGAAGAAGCTGCGATTTTGGTGGAGGAGGGTTTGGTCTTCCACTGCGACGACGATTCCAACGACCGGTAGACTTTGATGTTTTCGCCCTCCTTGTCCTCTTTTGCGTGCTGTAGATGGGTGTTATATGACGTGCTCAAGTAGtgtaatatttctttgCCATTGAACGTATTCGGCTGTAATGAATCAGCATTGACAGGATGAGGTTTTTTGGACTTGATTGCTGCAGATGTCGATGATGGCAGTGTTGTCACTGGTTTGCTTGAAACGTTCGATACATTCGACAGGTTCGAAGCAGATGCATTTGTTAGCTTTTCGGCCCACCCCCCTGACATGTTTGACCTGTTACTATTGCTCATTTAGGGATTCCTATGACTATTCTTCAATGGATGGGTGTCTgagaaactgaaaaattactgTTACACAAAATCGAAGTATGTCTGAACACGTCAACACGAGTTTTCAACACTTGTTAGTTCAGTCTTGTAGTTTTTCCTACGCTTTTTAATCCATAGTGTTTATATTTGTTTGTTCTACTTAAATTAACTAATACTATGAGTGGGTTTCGTGTGTTAGATTTGGTTAAGCCATTTACACCATTTATGCCAGAGGTGATTGCACCTGAAAGGAAAGTGGCATTCCAACAAAGACTTATGTGGACAGGTGTGACTTTATTGATTTTCCTTGTGATGAGTGAAATTCCATTATATGGGATCGCTTCCAGTGACGGCAGTGATCCGTTATACTGGTTGAGAATGATGTTGGCGTCCAACCGTGGTACATTGATGGAATTGGGTATATCACCAATTGTGTCGGCCGGTATGGTTTTCCAGTTATTGCAGGGAACCAAATTGATTACTGTTGACATGAGCAATAAGAACGACAGAGATCAATTCCAGACTGCGCAAAAGTTGTTTGCTATTTTATTGGCTGTCGGTCAGGCTACTGTTTACGTATTGACTGGTATGTACGGGCCACCATCATCTTTAGGTACTGGtgtttgtttattattggTGTTACAATTGGTGTTTGCCGGTATTGTTGTCATCTTATTAGATGAACTTTTGCAAAAGGGCTACGGTCTTGGTAGTGGTATTTCTTTGTTCACTGCTACAAACGTTTGTGAACAGGTATTCTGGAAAGCATTTGCCCCAACTACCTCAAACATTGGTAAAGGCACCGAATTTGAAGGTGCGGTTGTGGCCTTATTCCACTTATTAGGTTCTCGTAAAGATAAAAAGAGAGCACTTCTCGAAGCTTTCTATAGATCTCACTTACCAAACATGTTCCAATTGATTGCTACGGTCTTTGTTTTCTTATTGGTTGTCTACTTGCAAGGTTTCAGAATCGAGTTGCCAATTAAATCAACCAGACAAAGAGGTCCATACGGATTATATCCAATCAGATTATTCTACACTTCTAACATCCCAATTATGTTGCAGAGTGCGTTATCATCaaacattttcatcatttcgCAAATGTTGTTTGTCAGATGGCCAAATAACATTTTTGTCAAGATCTTGGGAAGCTGGGATACCAGACAGGGGGCGGCACAATTGTATGCCGTCAGTGGTTTGGCATACTATATCCAACCTCCCTTATCCTTCACCGAAGCATTATTAGATCCAATCAAGACTATCATTTACataatatttgttttgGGATCTTGTGCTGTATTCTCCACCACCTGGATTGAAATCAGTGGTGCATCTCCAAGAGACGTTGCTAAGCAGTTCAAGGAACAAGGATTGGTTATCGCAGGGCACAGAGACACCTCTGCTTACagagaattgaagaagatcatTCCTACTGCTGCTGCTTTCGGTGGTGCCACTATCGGTGCTTTATCGGTATTCTGTGACTTGATGGGTACTTTAGGTTCTGGTACATCTATTTTATTATCCGTTACAACTATTTATGGTTACTACGAATTGGCCATGAAGGAAGGTGGTTTCGGTAAATCAGTTGTCAGCAGCTTCTCCGATGGTATTTAATCGCTGTAATAATACTTACGTCTAGATATTTATAACCCTAAATTGTCCCATCGCATATCGTAAATATTCGTATATACTATATACACCTCAGTTCTTGTATTATCACTATAACTCTGATATTCGATAAATGCCCAAATTCACTCTTGGGCAcaacaaaaaatatatgGCTCAGATACCATTTGCGTTTATATCCTAGCTTATTCTATATACTCCATCCAAATACGTACCTTAACGTCCGACAACAAATCGCTTCAGCTGTAATGTTAGATACAAAATCGTCGCCAAATACATTGATATTTCGCGTCTGTATTGAACCTAATCTTACAATCTCCCGCCTTACCTATACGCCCTTTGTTGTACAATATCATAATCTAGTTCTTTACGTCTTCAACCAACCGGAACTCACACGCTGATTTTTTTTCGCGTTACCATTATACACTCTTTTCTAGGGGATGAAATTGGAACAAACCAATTTTAATTCCGAGAGGACGAGCAAATACCAATCAGTTCCGGCTGGTGCATGGCTAAAAATTGTCCCGCATATATCAATAATCGAGTATGCGCAAATTCCTATTCCGTATCGCAATCCTTCATAATCCGGTTCTTGGgactaattttttttttcatcatctggAAAGAAGTATAATACGGATCTATATTATTTCTGAGTGGAGTAGAAGAGTAAAAGAAGTTTTTTCGTAACGTATTCATTTTATAAACGATAAATtgtctaataattctttcatagTTGACagaaattatatttaaaagaaaatagGTTCAACTATAGCCTGgtattaaataattaattcattcgTGAAAggcaaaattcaaataaattttttaatttaatttcacGGGTCAACTCCattttttataatatattagaCATACACAGTATAGTAGTAATATCACTAGTAACTACTGACCACTGTCCACTCGCTCAAACCAGAAGGGATCATATTTATCTACGAAATTCAACTAAAATTCAGGAAACCGTCGAGTCccaaaaatatcataataACAAGGAAACATTAATATAGACCAAAAATGCCACAGCCTATTTCAGGTAGTAATATTGGAATAGGGGCGAAGTCTCGGACCCTATTCAGAAAGGTAGGTAATGCGAAGACAATCAAGT encodes:
- a CDS encoding DEHA2F01034p (similar to uniprot|P43550 Saccharomyces cerevisiae YFL053W DAK2 Dihydroxyacetone kinase required for detoxification of dihydroxyacetone (DHA)): MSLAKHWGYSKDLVLENLKGLAAANPKISLIPAEKTVVYNDSLQSKGNKNINRIMVISGGGSGHEPLHAGFVGVNALDAAVSGSIFASPSAKQIFAAIKSISSKQNNSKGTLVIVKNYTGDVLHFGLAVERAKAHGYKIDMIIVGDDAAVGRSKGGMVGRRALAATALVHKIVGSAASEIEDLSRLKILGDSVANNTVTIGATLDHCSVPGRDIANFEPIGQNDAEIGLGIHNETSVKKVNPVPMIDSLVQDLLEFLLNENDKDRYFVPFDLSNDETVLLVNNLGGTSTLEMYAITNCVIETLYQQYSLRPKKVIVGEFATSLNAPGFSITLLNVSCASKQSQISISHIMSYLDLPTDAPGWKAHPCGFGLERDINIETSINGIDSFVKSQLKLSREQQTDFRSSLVNGLEKLLDKEPSITFYDTVAGDGDCGETLASGANGILESLRNNEICFEDPVYSISQIANIVEDKMGGTSGGLYSIFLTSLIKHLQDCTTLNLCEMFASSLHNALYQGLYKYTRARVGGRTLIDALEPFVNTFNDTLNFSKAAQAAIDGSESTRKLAAKFGRASYVNEQEFKQFDEEGGLPDPGAIGLATLIAGFAGVDYN
- a CDS encoding DEHA2F01056p (highly similar to uniprot|P41940 Saccharomyces cerevisiae YDL055C PSA1 GDP-mannose pyrophosphorylase (mannose-1-phosphate guanyltransferase) synthesizes GDP-mannose from GTP and mannose-1-phosphate in cell wall biosynthesis); this translates as MKGLILVGGYGTRLRPLTLTLPKPLVEFGNRPMILHQIEALAKAGVTDIVLAVNYRPEVMVSTLKKYEAEYGVTITFSVEEEPLGTAGPLKLAEKVLKKDDTPIFVLNSDVICDYPFQELADFHKTSGGKATIVATKVDEPSKYGVIVHDRDTPNLIDRFVEKPVEFVGNRINAGLYILNPSVIDLIEMKPTSIEKETFPILVENKELYSFDLEGYWMDVGQPKDFLSGTVLYLTALSKKEPKKLCNEKFIHGGNVLVDPSAKIHPSALIGPNVVIGPNVVVGEGARIQRSVLLSNSEVKDHAWVKSTIVGWNSRIGKWARTDGITVLGDDVEIKNEVYVNGAKVLPHKSISSNVEHEAIIM
- a CDS encoding DEHA2F01078p (similar to uniprot|Q07376 Saccharomyces cerevisiae YDL054C MCH1 Protein), with translation MLKHKTFINRISHSIKHYLSFHVSIANLKKISFFISLFSCLTSGSIMLFSLFSSSLHELYGINYLHINFIASLSAIGMYLCLPVLGYLADCYGPSLLSLISIWFFVPSYFVNSQVIKSLEYNNVMKIHLYAFGICFFFIGLATSSLYFSSLLTCAKIYPEHKGLAISLPVTCYGLSTLLGSQLMKLSYFKQYNGFLNLHKVFNFFGVLYLVMGILNFVSSSVVSMESEIIFTNEDEMEEADEESPLMTSRSRHSHHSCEDDDNLIPERSIIEPLKHQERFINFLKDKSAWLLLASLILNIGPMESFQNNLGSIIINSNSESNLSDQVSIMAASSTVTRLAMGGLSDYLSSSKRKFPICRVNLLIINLAIGIVGQFMVTRSTRFSIVSILNGSSYGGLFTIYPTIVASIWGIDMMGSTWGSFMIAPAIGSIGFSIFYGNEVDNKCGVDYSSCLQHYFNLTAVGLSVSLILIIIVWKGIWAKRGYRVF
- a CDS encoding DEHA2F01100p (highly similar to uniprot|P09201 Saccharomyces cerevisiae YLR377C FBP1 Fructose-1 6-bisphosphatase key regulatory enzyme in the gluconeogenesis pathway required for glucose metabolism), with translation MSTQHNSVSEQMNVDTDIITLTRFILQEQQKEAPNATGELSLLLNSLQFAFKFIAHNIRRAELVNLIGISGSANSTGDVQKKLDVIGDEIFINAMKSSNNVKVLVSEEQEDLIVFEGGGRYAVCTDPIDGSSNIDAGVSVGTIFGIYRLKEDSQGSIKDVLRKGTEMVAAGYTMYGASAHLMLTTGQGVNGFTLDTQLGEFILTQPHLTIPKTRAIYSVNEGNSHYWADSAKQYIADLKKPQEDGKPYSARYIGSMVADIHRTILYGGIFAYPADSKSKNGKLRILYECFPMAMLMEQAGGAAINDKGERILEILPKGIHDKSGIWLGSTGEVDRYLTYLK
- a CDS encoding DEHA2F01122p (weakly similar to uniprot|Q9P8Q5 Candida albicans IPF3432 Unknown function); the protein is MSGGWAEKLTNASASNSSNVSNVSSKPVTTSPSSTSAAIKSKKPHPVNADSLQPNTFNGKEILHYLSTSYNTHLQHAKEDKEGENIKVYRSLESSSQWKTKPSSTKIAASSANTAGPNSKSKYNSKNVIRNQRDSTGKTNGNIDLLFELNRSIYQQQQHQSAHKK
- a CDS encoding DEHA2F01144p (highly similar to uniprot|P32915 Saccharomyces cerevisiae YLR378C SEC61 Essential subunit of Sec61 complex (Sec61p Sbh1p and Sss1p)) gives rise to the protein MSGFRVLDLVKPFTPFMPEVIAPERKVAFQQRLMWTGVTLLIFLVMSEIPLYGIASSDGSDPLYWLRMMLASNRGTLMELGISPIVSAGMVFQLLQGTKLITVDMSNKNDRDQFQTAQKLFAILLAVGQATVYVLTGMYGPPSSLGTGVCLLLVLQLVFAGIVVILLDELLQKGYGLGSGISLFTATNVCEQVFWKAFAPTTSNIGKGTEFEGAVVALFHLLGSRKDKKRALLEAFYRSHLPNMFQLIATVFVFLLVVYLQGFRIELPIKSTRQRGPYGLYPIRLFYTSNIPIMLQSALSSNIFIISQMLFVRWPNNIFVKILGSWDTRQGAAQLYAVSGLAYYIQPPLSFTEALLDPIKTIIYIIFVLGSCAVFSTTWIEISGASPRDVAKQFKEQGLVIAGHRDTSAYRELKKIIPTAAAFGGATIGALSVFCDLMGTLGSGTSILLSVTTIYGYYELAMKEGGFGKSVVSSFSDGI